The Stigmatella ashevillena genomic sequence AGCCGCACCTGGTGGACTTCCGCCGTCCGTTGCTGCGCGTGCCCAACCTGGCCATCCACCTCAACCGCACCGTCAACAGCGAGGGGCTCAAGCTCAACCCGCAGGACCACATGGTCCCGGTGCTCGGCCTGGAGCGCCAGGGCCCCGCGGAGCTGCGCGCCCTGCTGGTGGCGGAGCTGGCCCGGGCGGACGTGCGCGCGGAGTCCGGAGACATTCTCGGCTATGACTTGTGTCTCTATGACACGCAGCCCTCGGCGCGTTCAGGGGTGAATGGCGAATTCCTCCACGCCCCGCGCCTGGACAATCTGGCCAGTTGCTACTCGGGGCTGTCCGGCCTGCTGGCCATGGACAAGCCCTCCGAGGCCACCAGCGGCATCGTGTTGTATGACCATGAGGAAGTGGGCAGCCGCAGCGCCCAGGGGGCGGATGGCTCGTTCCTCCGGGACTGCCTGGAGCGGCTCGTGCTGGGACACTCGGATGGCCGCGCGGATGCGATTCACCGCGCCCTCCGCCATTCCTATCTGGTGTCCGCGGACATGGCCCACGCGGTCCACCCCAACTACGCCTCGGTCCACGAGCCCAAGCACCAACCCCTGATGGGCGGGGGGCCCGTCATCAAATCCAACGTGAACCAGTCCTATGCCACGGATGGTGAATCGTGGGCGTACTTCGCGGCGCTGTGCCGGGAGGCCGGGGTGAACGCGCAGCACTTCGTCACGCGCACGGACCTGGGGTGCGGCAGTACCATTGGACCCA encodes the following:
- a CDS encoding M18 family aminopeptidase; translated protein: MSSIDSDATAQDLLSYIDASPTPYHAVRETARRLSQQGYRALDEREPWTLQAGDRVFVIRGGTSIAAFHLGTTPVDRTGFRLVGSHTDSPNLRLKPNAAVARNGYHQLGVEVYGGVLLSTWMDRDLSLAGRVILHSGGRPQPHLVDFRRPLLRVPNLAIHLNRTVNSEGLKLNPQDHMVPVLGLERQGPAELRALLVAELARADVRAESGDILGYDLCLYDTQPSARSGVNGEFLHAPRLDNLASCYSGLSGLLAMDKPSEATSGIVLYDHEEVGSRSAQGADGSFLRDCLERLVLGHSDGRADAIHRALRHSYLVSADMAHAVHPNYASVHEPKHQPLMGGGPVIKSNVNQSYATDGESWAYFAALCREAGVNAQHFVTRTDLGCGSTIGPITASVLGIRTVDVGSPMLSMHSIREMAAASDVAEMIRVLTRFFS